A section of the Phycisphaeraceae bacterium genome encodes:
- a CDS encoding PEP-CTERM sorting domain-containing protein has protein sequence MKSLTTFGLFLVTMFAAPAFSAIVYQTDDSAPTPTRYAVEGNSLESLGDQVTLGGTERYVTAIDVPLFAGAAYSADLTLTLYLNDGATVSDGLTPDGPRPSTVIGSSSVTNVGFSANQTQTVTFTFNYLLVPNSFTWALSQDNPGDAGATSLEMIDSMLSPLVGSSGTFLWYEIAGAWTDDDSLSDHLRATIYASSVPEPATLTLLAVTGGMLLTRRHRSR, from the coding sequence ATGAAATCACTGACCACCTTCGGACTTTTTCTGGTAACGATGTTCGCAGCACCTGCTTTTTCCGCAATCGTGTATCAGACCGATGACAGCGCTCCGACTCCAACCCGATACGCAGTCGAAGGCAACAGCCTGGAATCGCTGGGCGATCAAGTCACCCTCGGCGGTACCGAACGCTATGTCACCGCCATCGATGTGCCTCTCTTTGCCGGCGCAGCCTACAGCGCGGACCTGACTCTCACCCTGTACCTCAACGACGGCGCGACCGTTTCCGACGGTCTGACACCCGACGGCCCCCGGCCATCCACGGTCATCGGCTCGTCGAGCGTCACCAACGTCGGCTTCTCCGCAAACCAGACCCAGACCGTGACTTTCACCTTTAATTACCTGCTGGTTCCCAACTCTTTCACCTGGGCACTATCGCAGGACAATCCGGGAGATGCCGGCGCGACGAGCCTGGAAATGATCGACTCCATGCTCTCCCCGCTGGTCGGCTCATCGGGTACTTTCCTCTGGTACGAGATCGCAGGCGCGTGGACGGATGATGACAGCTTGTCCGATCACCTGCGTGCAACCATCTACGCATCGAGCGTGCCTGAGCCGGCGACGCTGACACTGCTGGCCGTCACGGGTGGGATGCTCCTGACCCGCCGTCATCGCAGCCGCTGA
- a CDS encoding methionine--tRNA ligase: MSTGKFYVTTPIYYVNDRPHIGHVYTTTIADILARYHRLAGDDVFFLTGTDEHATKVVDSAAAHNTTPLAWADRNAAAFEETFAKLGISNDDFIRTTQPRHKERVQRYVQRLMDSGDVYLGQYEGWYDAGQEEYLTETAAAAAGFKSPINGKPLVRKKEDNYFFKLSRYQQPLLDLYEKQPGFVRPEARKNEIVNRIRDGLNDVPISRTGSNGWGITVPGDDKHTIYVWIDALFNYYSTVDTPQRQKYWPADVHLIAKDILWFHAAIWPAMLLALNIDLPGSIYSHSFWISEGQKMSKSLGNFIDLEKIDRYVTTFGLDALRYFLASNGPLGTTDSDFAEAKFIEVYNTDLANTLGNCFSRVTNMTNRYFGGKLPAKGQSVAASAAYAHQAEQSVADWTKAFGGVQLNEAITAALDLVRAIDNYIEQTAPFKLAKDPARLPEVGTILYNCAEALRIASLLLWPVIPGKVEELWRRIGCGHYADALADKGRGQLAQWTQWGVLQPGTPITAGDPLFPRYQPPKV, translated from the coding sequence ATGAGCACCGGTAAGTTTTACGTCACAACCCCGATTTATTACGTCAACGATCGCCCGCACATCGGGCATGTTTACACGACGACCATCGCGGACATCCTCGCACGCTATCATCGGCTGGCGGGGGATGATGTCTTCTTCCTCACCGGCACCGATGAGCACGCAACCAAAGTCGTGGACTCGGCGGCGGCGCACAACACCACCCCGCTGGCGTGGGCGGATCGCAACGCCGCTGCCTTTGAGGAGACGTTCGCCAAGCTGGGTATCTCCAACGACGACTTCATCCGCACCACTCAGCCGCGACACAAGGAGCGCGTGCAGCGCTATGTCCAGCGGCTCATGGACTCCGGCGACGTTTACCTGGGCCAGTACGAGGGCTGGTACGACGCCGGGCAGGAGGAATATCTCACCGAAACCGCCGCCGCAGCAGCAGGCTTCAAATCACCCATCAACGGCAAGCCGCTCGTGCGGAAAAAAGAGGACAACTATTTCTTCAAGCTCAGCCGGTATCAGCAACCGCTGCTCGATCTCTACGAGAAGCAGCCGGGCTTTGTCAGACCCGAAGCGCGGAAAAATGAGATCGTCAACCGCATCCGCGACGGCCTCAATGATGTGCCCATCTCCCGCACCGGCTCCAACGGCTGGGGCATCACCGTGCCCGGCGACGACAAGCACACCATCTACGTCTGGATCGACGCGCTCTTTAACTACTACTCGACGGTCGATACACCGCAGCGGCAGAAATACTGGCCCGCCGACGTGCATCTGATTGCCAAGGACATTCTCTGGTTTCACGCGGCGATCTGGCCGGCGATGCTGCTGGCGCTGAACATCGACCTGCCCGGCAGCATCTACTCCCATAGCTTCTGGATCAGCGAAGGTCAGAAGATGAGCAAGTCGCTGGGTAACTTTATCGACCTCGAAAAAATCGACAGGTACGTGACGACCTTCGGCCTCGACGCGCTGCGCTACTTCCTCGCCAGCAACGGCCCGCTGGGAACCACCGACAGCGACTTTGCCGAAGCCAAGTTCATCGAGGTTTACAACACCGACCTGGCCAACACGCTGGGTAACTGCTTCTCCCGCGTGACCAACATGACCAACCGCTACTTTGGGGGCAAGCTGCCCGCCAAGGGGCAGAGCGTCGCCGCCAGTGCCGCCTACGCGCATCAGGCTGAGCAGAGCGTCGCCGACTGGACGAAGGCATTTGGCGGTGTGCAGTTGAACGAGGCCATCACTGCCGCCCTCGATCTGGTGCGTGCCATCGACAACTACATCGAGCAGACCGCGCCGTTCAAGCTCGCCAAGGATCCCGCGCGTCTGCCCGAAGTCGGCACGATCCTCTACAACTGCGCCGAGGCTCTGCGCATCGCGTCGCTGCTGCTCTGGCCGGTCATTCCCGGCAAGGTTGAGGAACTCTGGCGGCGGATCGGCTGCGGGCACTACGCCGACGCGCTGGCCGACAAAGGACGCGGACAACTCGCACAGTGGACGCAGTGGGGCGTTTTGCAGCCGGGCACGCCGATCACCGCAGGCGATCCGCTCTTTCCGCGCTATCAACCGCCCAAGGTATGA
- the aroB gene encoding 3-dehydroquinate synthase, protein MATVDLALPHHRYQIVIEPGLLARGGDYIRKVAPHLRAAVFADAAIIQRHGEILQSSLSRAGYSVVGAQAPSGEDHKNLDTAARMYGFLTEARLERKSPVIALGGGVVGDTVGFVAATYLRGVPFIQCPTTLLAMVDASVGGKVGVNLPQGKNLVGAFHQPSLVLIDTDTLATLPRRELCCGLAECVKHGVIRDEKLFAWIEENLDAILALDPAALVELVRWNVQIKANVVMADEKETGERAHLNFGHTFAHAIEATAGYATHTYHHGEAVSLGMIAATRLAVDTRRVPSSLYDRLVRLLTRIGLPTRGRLAPTARLIESMRLDKKVADGNIRLVLPDRLGAVSIVDDTPQAAIEKAWTAVRE, encoded by the coding sequence ATGGCGACCGTTGATCTTGCCCTGCCTCATCATCGTTACCAGATCGTCATCGAGCCGGGACTGCTGGCGCGAGGCGGCGATTACATCCGCAAGGTTGCGCCCCATCTGCGTGCTGCGGTCTTTGCCGACGCAGCGATCATCCAACGGCACGGAGAAATCCTTCAGTCATCCCTGAGCCGCGCCGGTTACAGCGTCGTCGGGGCGCAGGCTCCATCCGGCGAGGATCATAAAAATCTCGACACCGCAGCGCGGATGTACGGCTTCCTCACCGAGGCACGACTCGAACGGAAAAGCCCCGTCATCGCCCTCGGCGGCGGCGTCGTCGGCGATACCGTCGGGTTCGTCGCGGCTACCTACCTCCGCGGCGTACCCTTCATCCAATGCCCCACCACGCTGCTGGCGATGGTCGATGCCTCGGTCGGCGGAAAAGTCGGCGTGAACCTCCCGCAAGGGAAAAACCTCGTCGGCGCGTTTCACCAGCCGTCCCTCGTCCTCATCGACACCGATACGCTGGCGACCCTCCCTCGCCGTGAACTCTGCTGCGGACTGGCCGAATGCGTCAAGCATGGCGTGATCCGCGATGAAAAACTTTTCGCATGGATCGAGGAAAATCTCGACGCCATCCTCGCGCTGGATCCCGCTGCTCTGGTCGAGCTGGTGCGCTGGAACGTGCAGATCAAAGCCAACGTGGTGATGGCGGACGAAAAAGAAACCGGTGAGCGGGCGCATCTGAACTTCGGCCATACGTTCGCCCACGCCATCGAAGCGACAGCCGGTTACGCGACGCATACCTATCACCACGGCGAGGCGGTGTCGCTGGGCATGATCGCGGCGACACGATTGGCGGTCGATACCCGTCGAGTGCCTTCCTCGTTGTACGACCGGCTGGTGCGGCTGCTGACGCGGATCGGCCTGCCGACGCGCGGCCGTCTGGCGCCGACGGCCCGGCTCATCGAGTCGATGCGGTTGGATAAAAAAGTCGCCGATGGAAATATCAGGCTGGTGCTGCCTGACCGACTCGGTGCGGTGTCGATCGTGGATGACACGCCGCAGGCTGCGATTGAAAAAGCCTGGACCGCCGTGCGGGAGTAA
- a CDS encoding tetratricopeptide repeat protein translates to MKLQRAQESIEQLDAARAAAEARLPDVALAHLRRALELDPALPEARLLEAKLHLESNSPARALTALDAHDLYFPQQRGRPDIAMLRVEALIRAEHHDLALSLLERLADEFPDDVRSHRMRAGLCLKLHRNREAEHALRQVMRLEPGDRNARVTLAQLLAMTRPDAAIELLRREEDANDPTLPFRLARLYRLAGRYREAQDVYDALLLRDPEADAVHHAAGTLADDLGDYRGAIKHLQEAWRLGGRRSLDTLIALATAHMHAGESATAARVWWRAIQHRPDTRALAGLLVCALSERRFRLVRRVHKMLSLQTSKQERRSLLLSQWVRLAGGIAVRRAGELIQTRSPRESVLEEMLSKAEETLAAATIHQSRPDTQYHLAICRSSLGDKAGANDALARAIEANPRYSAALKLREELAEPVRQAA, encoded by the coding sequence ATGAAATTGCAACGCGCCCAGGAATCCATCGAACAGCTCGATGCCGCCCGCGCCGCTGCCGAAGCGCGGCTGCCCGATGTCGCCCTCGCGCATCTGCGCCGGGCACTGGAACTCGACCCCGCCCTGCCCGAAGCGCGACTGCTCGAAGCGAAGCTCCATCTGGAAAGCAATTCGCCGGCACGCGCGTTGACCGCGCTGGATGCGCATGACCTCTATTTCCCGCAGCAGCGCGGACGACCCGACATCGCCATGCTGCGCGTCGAAGCCCTGATCCGTGCGGAGCATCACGATCTGGCTCTGTCATTGCTGGAGCGGCTGGCCGACGAGTTTCCCGATGATGTGCGCTCACACCGCATGAGGGCCGGGCTGTGCCTCAAGCTCCACCGCAACCGTGAGGCGGAGCACGCGCTGCGACAGGTGATGCGGCTCGAACCGGGCGACCGCAACGCGCGGGTCACGCTCGCGCAACTGCTGGCGATGACCCGGCCGGACGCAGCCATCGAACTGCTGCGACGCGAGGAAGACGCCAACGATCCGACGCTGCCCTTCCGCCTGGCGCGTCTCTACCGACTGGCGGGACGTTACCGCGAAGCGCAGGACGTTTACGATGCGCTGCTGCTCCGCGACCCCGAAGCCGATGCCGTGCATCACGCAGCGGGCACGCTGGCGGATGATCTGGGTGACTACCGCGGCGCGATCAAACATCTTCAGGAAGCATGGCGACTCGGCGGGCGGCGGAGCCTCGACACGCTCATCGCGCTGGCGACCGCTCACATGCACGCCGGCGAGTCGGCGACGGCGGCGCGCGTCTGGTGGCGCGCGATCCAGCACAGACCCGACACCCGCGCCCTGGCCGGCCTGCTCGTTTGCGCCCTGTCGGAACGACGTTTTCGTCTCGTCCGCCGTGTCCACAAGATGCTCTCTCTCCAGACCAGCAAACAGGAACGCCGCTCGCTCCTGCTCTCGCAGTGGGTGCGACTGGCCGGCGGGATCGCCGTCCGCCGTGCCGGGGAATTGATCCAGACCCGGTCCCCGCGTGAGTCGGTACTTGAGGAAATGTTGTCAAAGGCTGAGGAAACGCTGGCCGCAGCGACGATCCATCAAAGCCGCCCCGACACGCAATATCACCTGGCGATCTGCCGCAGCTCGCTGGGGGACAAGGCCGGCGCCAACGACGCGCTCGCGCGCGCCATCGAGGCCAACCCGCGCTACAGTGCCGCCCTGAAGCTCCGCGAGGAGCTGGCCGAACCCGTGCGTCAGGCCGCCTGA
- the ligA gene encoding NAD-dependent DNA ligase LigA encodes MSPAQRIAKLRADIERHTRLYYVENKPEISDQDFDRLLRELQDLETLHPELITPDSPTQRVGGEPIDEFATVTHARPMMSIDNTYDRGEIHAWYERVLRGLEEGGSLLTQKQAVYVAEPKVDGIAVSLRYEGGRLVLAATRGDGQRGDDITANVRTIKAIPLRLHESKTPIPEVLEVRGEIFMTTPVFEQINQQRAAAGEEPFANPRNATGGTLKQHEPKVVAQRKLRFLAHGRGEVQPEPFETYSQFMSAVRSWGLPTNPLTRTCRDFAEVWTFIEEFETQRDTLPYWVDGIVVKVDRYDQQDRLGVTSKSPRWCIAYKYAAEQATTILLEVKWQVGKGGSLTPVAQLEPVQLAGTTVKRASLHNIDEIRERLDLRLSDTVVIEKAGEIIPKVVRVITEKRTPDARPIEPPTRCPSCGEPVTQQQDEVALRCTNPSCPAQLRERLIWFASRNQMDIDGLGRKSVDQLCDAGLLGSFADIYQLKNKRDTLLSLERMGEKTVDNLLKGIEESKSRGLARVLAGLGIPHVGNTAARVLAQHFADIDALTAADFREIDLALATGDLDVKKKEMAKANYEPGTTTRSLRDFLSSQAGQRTIADLRKAGVNMKGRAAATSSKGDAASAFAGKTVVLTGTLENFDRSTLTEMLTSLGAKVSGSVSGKTDLVIAGDEAGSKLDKAKELGITVWGEQELLTHLKKQE; translated from the coding sequence ATGTCTCCCGCCCAGCGCATCGCCAAACTCCGTGCTGACATCGAACGTCACACCCGACTTTATTACGTCGAGAACAAGCCGGAAATTTCCGACCAGGACTTCGACCGCCTGCTGCGCGAGCTTCAGGACCTCGAAACGCTGCATCCTGAATTGATCACGCCCGACTCGCCGACGCAGCGAGTCGGCGGCGAACCGATCGACGAGTTTGCCACCGTCACCCACGCCCGACCGATGATGAGCATCGACAACACCTACGATCGCGGTGAAATCCATGCGTGGTATGAGCGGGTGCTGCGCGGGCTGGAGGAAGGCGGCTCGCTCTTGACGCAGAAGCAGGCGGTGTACGTCGCCGAGCCGAAGGTGGACGGCATCGCGGTGAGTCTGCGCTATGAGGGCGGCCGTCTGGTCTTGGCGGCGACACGCGGGGACGGCCAGCGCGGGGACGACATCACCGCCAACGTCCGCACGATCAAAGCCATCCCCCTGCGTCTGCACGAGAGCAAGACACCCATACCGGAGGTCCTTGAAGTTCGCGGTGAGATTTTCATGACCACGCCGGTGTTTGAGCAGATCAACCAGCAGCGTGCCGCGGCGGGTGAGGAACCCTTTGCCAATCCGCGCAATGCGACGGGAGGCACGCTCAAGCAGCACGAGCCGAAAGTGGTTGCCCAGCGCAAGCTGCGATTCCTCGCGCACGGTCGAGGCGAGGTGCAGCCGGAACCTTTCGAGACGTACAGCCAGTTCATGAGTGCGGTGCGTTCCTGGGGCCTGCCGACCAATCCGCTGACGCGGACCTGCCGTGACTTTGCCGAGGTCTGGACGTTCATTGAGGAGTTCGAGACTCAGCGCGACACGCTGCCCTACTGGGTGGACGGCATCGTCGTGAAAGTGGATCGCTACGATCAGCAGGACCGGCTGGGGGTCACCTCGAAAAGTCCGCGCTGGTGCATCGCCTACAAATACGCTGCGGAACAGGCGACCACGATCCTGCTGGAGGTCAAGTGGCAGGTCGGCAAGGGCGGCTCGCTGACACCCGTGGCGCAGCTTGAGCCGGTGCAACTGGCGGGGACAACCGTCAAGCGCGCCAGCCTCCACAACATCGACGAGATCCGCGAGCGGCTGGACCTGCGCCTCTCCGACACCGTGGTGATCGAAAAAGCGGGCGAGATCATCCCCAAGGTTGTCCGTGTCATCACGGAAAAACGGACGCCCGACGCACGACCGATCGAACCGCCGACGCGATGCCCCAGTTGCGGCGAGCCGGTCACGCAACAGCAGGATGAAGTCGCCCTGCGCTGCACCAACCCCTCATGTCCGGCGCAGCTCCGCGAACGGCTGATCTGGTTCGCCTCGCGGAACCAGATGGACATTGACGGGCTGGGACGCAAGAGCGTGGACCAGCTCTGCGATGCCGGCCTGCTCGGTTCATTCGCCGACATTTATCAACTCAAAAACAAACGCGACACCCTGCTGAGCCTCGAACGCATGGGTGAAAAGACGGTGGACAACCTCCTCAAAGGCATCGAGGAGTCGAAATCGCGCGGCCTGGCGCGGGTGCTGGCCGGATTGGGTATTCCGCATGTAGGCAACACCGCAGCCCGCGTGCTGGCGCAGCACTTCGCGGACATCGACGCGCTGACCGCAGCGGACTTCAGGGAAATCGACCTGGCACTGGCGACCGGCGACCTCGATGTCAAAAAGAAAGAGATGGCCAAAGCCAACTACGAGCCGGGCACAACGACACGCTCGCTGCGGGACTTTCTCTCCAGCCAGGCGGGGCAACGCACCATCGCGGACCTGCGCAAGGCAGGGGTGAACATGAAAGGCAGAGCGGCAGCGACATCCAGCAAGGGAGATGCGGCTTCCGCTTTCGCGGGAAAAACCGTGGTGCTCACCGGCACGCTGGAAAATTTCGACCGCAGCACACTGACGGAGATGTTGACCTCGCTGGGTGCAAAAGTCAGCGGCAGCGTGTCGGGAAAAACAGACCTGGTGATCGCAGGAGACGAGGCAGGAAGCAAGCTCGACAAAGCAAAAGAGCTGGGAATCACAGTCTGGGGCGAGCAGGAGCTGCTGACGCATCTCAAAAAACAGGAATGA
- the proB gene encoding glutamate 5-kinase, which translates to MPPHELRQSVLSHARRVVVKMGTQLLTKSDGFLDLPYLREMAGQVSRLREQGLEVTLVSSGAIGSGRAELGLARRPRDVAELQAVAATGQPVLMNHFHAAFGHHGLKVAQVLLTRDDFDHRTRFLNFRNCLAKVHQFGCVPIINENDTVTVAGLQEIGFGDNDRLAALVTNALRADVMVLLTVVDGLLDAAGKRIDVVENIGAAMSLVRSDKSDLGTGGMRSKLEAAQLVTGAGEVAIIAGGREPQLLPRLFAGESLGTLFLPAAKKLDSRQRWIGLTKRPAGTLTIDDGAVTALTQRGKSLLASGVIALTGQFESGEVLFVRDGKGAVVARGLSNYSADEVRLIMGKKSSQFEKILGRPAFAEIIHRDNLVLIGT; encoded by the coding sequence ATGCCTCCCCACGAACTACGACAATCCGTGCTCTCCCACGCCCGCCGCGTCGTGGTCAAGATGGGGACGCAACTGCTCACGAAGTCGGACGGCTTCCTCGATCTGCCTTATCTCCGCGAAATGGCGGGACAGGTTTCCCGTCTGCGCGAGCAAGGATTGGAAGTGACATTGGTTTCCAGCGGGGCGATCGGCTCCGGCCGCGCCGAGCTGGGACTGGCCCGGCGTCCGCGCGATGTCGCAGAGCTTCAGGCTGTCGCTGCCACCGGCCAGCCGGTTCTGATGAACCACTTCCATGCGGCCTTTGGTCATCACGGCCTGAAGGTGGCGCAGGTCCTGCTCACCCGCGATGACTTCGACCACCGCACGCGGTTCCTCAACTTTCGCAACTGTCTGGCGAAGGTGCATCAATTCGGCTGCGTGCCCATCATCAACGAAAACGACACCGTCACCGTCGCCGGCCTTCAGGAGATCGGCTTTGGTGACAACGACCGGCTGGCTGCGCTGGTCACCAACGCCTTGCGAGCCGATGTGATGGTGCTGCTGACGGTCGTCGATGGATTGCTCGACGCGGCGGGCAAGAGGATCGATGTGGTCGAAAACATCGGCGCAGCGATGTCGCTGGTCCGCTCGGATAAGAGCGATCTGGGCACGGGCGGGATGAGGTCGAAGCTCGAAGCCGCCCAGCTCGTCACCGGGGCCGGCGAGGTGGCGATCATCGCCGGCGGCCGCGAACCGCAGCTCCTGCCGCGACTTTTCGCGGGTGAATCACTAGGCACCCTTTTCCTGCCCGCAGCGAAAAAACTCGACAGCCGGCAACGCTGGATCGGACTGACCAAGCGACCCGCAGGCACGCTGACCATCGACGACGGCGCGGTCACGGCGCTGACTCAACGGGGCAAGAGTCTGCTCGCCAGCGGCGTCATCGCACTCACCGGACAGTTTGAGAGCGGCGAGGTGCTCTTTGTGCGCGACGGCAAGGGAGCGGTGGTCGCGCGCGGGTTGTCCAACTATTCCGCCGATGAAGTGCGGCTCATCATGGGTAAAAAATCGAGCCAGTTTGAGAAAATCCTTGGCCGCCCCGCCTTTGCGGAGATCATCCACCGCGACAATCTCGTGCTTATCGGAACCTGA
- a CDS encoding STAS domain-containing protein: MMLTDGTVIEQVNNVVIATVGTRELSLRQLTELIDELMQKMRCDNAQHVLLDMATVDFIPSACLGSLVMFLQDLEHVRGRIGLVHCRPDVLFVFKVTRLDSVFHLFDDMEKAMAEIVRR; this comes from the coding sequence GTGATGCTCACCGACGGCACCGTCATCGAGCAGGTTAACAACGTGGTCATCGCCACCGTCGGCACCCGCGAGTTGTCCCTGCGCCAGCTCACCGAGCTGATTGATGAGCTGATGCAGAAGATGCGCTGCGACAACGCCCAGCATGTCCTGCTGGACATGGCGACGGTCGATTTCATCCCCTCGGCATGTCTGGGCAGCCTGGTGATGTTTCTTCAGGACCTCGAACACGTGCGCGGACGCATCGGGCTGGTTCACTGCCGCCCGGATGTCCTGTTCGTCTTTAAGGTCACACGACTCGACTCGGTTTTCCATCTCTTTGACGACATGGAAAAAGCGATGGCGGAGATCGTGCGCCGCTGA
- a CDS encoding RNA-binding protein, translating to MGKKLYVGNLPYSVTSATLQELLGAFGTVQSAEVIMDRETGRSKGFGFVEMGTDEEAQAAIAGLSGKDHGGRALTVNEAKPREPRGGGFGGGGGGGRGGYGGGRDRDRGNRY from the coding sequence ATGGGCAAGAAGTTGTATGTCGGAAATCTGCCGTATTCGGTCACCAGCGCCACTTTACAGGAACTGCTCGGAGCCTTCGGCACGGTGCAGAGCGCGGAAGTCATCATGGACCGCGAGACCGGCCGAAGCAAAGGCTTTGGCTTCGTCGAGATGGGAACTGATGAAGAAGCGCAGGCGGCGATTGCCGGCCTGTCAGGTAAGGACCACGGCGGTCGCGCCTTGACCGTCAATGAAGCCAAGCCGCGCGAGCCGCGCGGAGGTGGTTTCGGCGGCGGCGGCGGTGGTGGTCGCGGCGGGTACGGCGGCGGTCGTGATCGTGATCGCGGTAACCGCTATTGA
- a CDS encoding biopolymer transporter ExbD, with translation MRRPLRRSDNAYRLEMTPMIDVIFLLLTFFVYSMVMMIRADVLPVKLAPVASGRAAEGGRIEAITVDRAGKLYYNREPVTVEQLDAKLAGLAADPKRPRLWIAMEAAGEADRGPILFALVGRVQRAGIYDIGFVGPQEPSPSGTSSPSSSGAAGSR, from the coding sequence ATGCGCCGTCCGTTACGTCGAAGCGACAATGCCTACCGCCTGGAGATGACGCCGATGATCGACGTCATTTTCCTGCTGCTGACTTTTTTCGTTTACAGCATGGTGATGATGATCCGCGCGGATGTTCTGCCGGTGAAGCTGGCGCCGGTGGCGTCGGGTCGTGCCGCCGAGGGCGGGCGGATCGAAGCGATCACGGTGGATCGCGCGGGCAAGCTGTACTACAACCGCGAGCCGGTGACGGTCGAGCAGCTTGACGCCAAGCTGGCGGGGCTGGCCGCCGACCCGAAGCGGCCACGACTGTGGATCGCCATGGAAGCCGCGGGTGAAGCCGACCGCGGCCCGATCCTCTTTGCCCTCGTCGGACGGGTGCAGCGCGCGGGAATTTACGACATCGGTTTCGTCGGCCCGCAGGAGCCGTCTCCCAGCGGGACATCCAGCCCGTCGAGCAGCGGGGCTGCGGGTAGCCGGTGA
- a CDS encoding metallophosphoesterase family protein — MPSLESWLNPLETTARMPTALISDIHANLDALNVVLADIDRRGITRILCLGDIIGYGPNPCECLDLVAKRCEWALMGNHDFAVLFEPTSFNASAESAAYWTRRQFENETNAELRRARWEYLGNLRIRERTAEELYVHASPRRPINEYIFPDDVITAPTKMTQIFERIDKRCFVGHTHVCGVFTDEPDFYPPADLDGYYEFSDHEKCVINPGSVGQPRDRDPRASYAIVDEKGVEFVRIAYDIPAVISKIRKIDELSDFLGTRLLEGR, encoded by the coding sequence ATGCCCTCACTTGAAAGCTGGCTCAATCCCCTCGAAACTACCGCACGAATGCCCACCGCATTGATTTCCGACATTCACGCAAATCTCGACGCGCTTAACGTCGTACTGGCTGACATTGATCGGCGAGGTATCACACGCATTCTCTGTCTGGGTGACATCATCGGGTACGGCCCGAACCCCTGCGAGTGTCTTGATCTGGTCGCCAAGCGGTGCGAGTGGGCGCTGATGGGAAACCACGACTTCGCCGTCCTCTTTGAGCCGACGAGCTTTAACGCCAGCGCGGAATCCGCCGCGTACTGGACGCGCAGGCAATTCGAGAACGAGACCAATGCGGAACTCCGCCGCGCCCGCTGGGAATACCTGGGGAATCTCCGCATCCGGGAGCGCACCGCCGAGGAGCTTTACGTCCACGCCTCGCCGCGACGACCGATCAACGAATACATCTTCCCCGATGATGTCATCACCGCGCCGACCAAGATGACCCAGATTTTCGAGCGCATCGACAAGCGTTGCTTTGTCGGCCACACCCACGTCTGCGGCGTCTTCACCGATGAGCCGGACTTCTATCCGCCTGCCGATCTGGACGGCTACTACGAATTCAGCGACCACGAAAAATGCGTCATCAATCCCGGCTCGGTCGGCCAGCCGCGCGACCGCGACCCGCGCGCCAGCTACGCCATCGTCGATGAGAAGGGCGTCGAGTTCGTCCGCATCGCCTACGACATTCCAGCGGTCATCAGCAAGATCAGAAAGATCGACGAGCTGAGCGATTTTCTGGGTACGCGTCTGCTCGAAGGCCGTTGA
- a CDS encoding DUF3553 domain-containing protein, with the protein MAESDPFRLGEIVVHPRRPEWGDGVIDQAMTITHEGKPAQRLIVRFANHGQVTINTGVAPLLRKEAVVPMRDHSTIVSETSSRFALAAKEKSAGGWLDSLGEKRNGKELYSLPEAMTDPFASLSKRLQATLDSYRFSTEPRSLIDWGVVQTGLNDPLSKYTRHDLEQAFPRFARDRDQHLVELVRQIKRQGKAEVFNEVLQATSNATARNALQRAMRN; encoded by the coding sequence ATGGCAGAGTCGGATCCATTCAGACTTGGTGAGATCGTGGTACACCCGCGCCGCCCCGAATGGGGTGACGGGGTGATCGACCAGGCGATGACCATTACCCATGAGGGCAAACCCGCTCAACGTCTAATCGTGCGCTTCGCCAACCATGGTCAGGTGACCATCAATACCGGCGTGGCGCCGCTGTTACGCAAGGAAGCAGTCGTACCTATGAGAGATCATTCAACCATCGTGTCTGAAACCTCAAGCCGTTTCGCACTGGCGGCAAAAGAAAAATCGGCGGGCGGGTGGCTCGATTCGCTCGGCGAAAAACGCAACGGCAAGGAGCTTTACAGCCTGCCCGAAGCGATGACCGATCCCTTCGCGTCCCTGAGCAAACGGCTCCAGGCCACGCTCGACTCCTACCGTTTCAGCACCGAGCCGCGCAGCCTCATCGACTGGGGCGTCGTGCAGACCGGACTCAACGACCCGCTTTCCAAGTACACCCGTCACGATCTCGAACAGGCGTTCCCGCGCTTCGCCCGCGACCGCGATCAGCACCTCGTGGAACTGGTCCGACAGATCAAGCGTCAGGGTAAAGCTGAAGTCTTCAACGAAGTGCTGCAAGCCACCAGCAACGCGACCGCCCGCAACGCGCTGCAGCGCGCGATGCGGAACTGA